One window of Lemur catta isolate mLemCat1 chromosome 3, mLemCat1.pri, whole genome shotgun sequence genomic DNA carries:
- the GPR3 gene encoding G-protein coupled receptor 3 encodes MMWGTGSPLAWLSAGPGTVNMSSVDPAEGSTGPAPPLSSPRAWDVVLCISGTLVSCENALVVAIIVGTPAFRAPMFLLVGSLAVADLLAGLGLVLHFAAVFCIGSVEMRLVLVGVLAMAFTASIGSLLAITVDRYLSLYNALTYYSETTVTRTYVMLALVWGVALGLGLLPVLAWNCLDGLTTCGVVYPLSKNHLVVLAIAFFMVFGIMLQLYAQICRIVCRHAQQIALQRHLLPASHYVATRKGIATLAVVLGAFAACWLPFTVYCLLGDAHSPPLYTYLTLLPATYNSMINPIIYAFRNQDVQKVLWAICCCCSSSKIPFRSRSPSDV; translated from the coding sequence ATGATGTGGGGTACAGGAAGCCCCCTGGCCTGGCTCTCGGCTGGCCCAGGCACCGTGAACATGAGTAGCGTAGACCCAGCTGAGGGGTCCACAGGCCCAGCTCCACCGCTGAGCTCGCCTAGGGCCTGGGACGTGGTGCTGTGCATTTCAGGCACCCTGGTGTCCTGTGAGAACGCTCTGGTGGTGGCCATCATCGTGGGCACTCCTGCCTTCCGTGCCCCAATGTTCCTGCTGGTGGGCAGCCTGGCTGTGGCAGACCTGCTGGCAGGCCTGGGCCTAGTCCTGCACTTTGCTGCTGTCTTCTGCATCGGCTCAGTGGAGATGAGACTGGTGCTGGTTGGTGTGCTGGCAATGGCCTTTACCGCCAGCATCGGCAGTCTACTGGCCATCACTGTTGACCGCTACCTTTCTCTGTACAATGCCCTCACCTACTACTCGGAGACAACAGTGACACGGACCTACGTGATGCTGGCCCTAGTGTGGGGGGTTGCTCTGGGCTTGGGGCTGCTGCCTGTGCTGGCCTGGAACTGCCTGGATGGCCTGACCACATGTGGCGTGGTGTATCCACTCTCCAAGAACCATCTGGTGGTCCTGGCCATTGCCTTCTTCATGGTGTTTGGCATCATGTTGCAGCTCTATGCCCAGATCTGCCGCATCGTCTGCCGCCATGCCCAGCAGATTGCCCTCCAGCGGCACCTGCTGCCTGCCTCCCACTATGTGGCCACCCGCAAGGGCATTGCCACACTGGCCGTGGTGCTTGGCGCCTTTGCCGCCTGCTGGTTGCCCTTCACTGTCTACTGCCTGCTGGGTGATGCCCACTCTCCGCCCCTCTACACCTATCTCACCCTGCTGCCTGCCACCTACAACTCCATGATCAACCCCATCATCTACGCCTTCCGCAACCAGGATGTGCAGAAGGTGCTGTGGGCcatctgctgctgctgttccTCTTCCAAGATCCCTTTCCGGTCCCGCTCCCCCAGTGACGTCTAG